One Nocardioidaceae bacterium SCSIO 66511 genomic window carries:
- a CDS encoding IclR family transcriptional regulator, whose amino-acid sequence MSNGTQSIDRAAEVLSLVVRSEEPVTYTQVVEMTDLARSTVSRLLQALERNGLLERDKDGRFRGGALFAQYAARFDRVESLAAAAEPSLERVGEETGETVNLGVPSGDTVVHVAQVDSTFVLGATNWVDVEVPPHTSALGKVMYAYDALPMPRGPLQRRTPATLTSRAKLERELRDVRELGYAVTHGEFEEGLDAVAAPVHGPDGAVHAALGISGPSLRLADEHRRYGELLVTEAEMLSKVLSRRLRKNVPH is encoded by the coding sequence ATGAGTAACGGCACCCAGTCGATCGACCGCGCGGCAGAAGTACTGTCGCTCGTCGTTCGGTCGGAGGAGCCGGTCACGTACACCCAGGTCGTCGAGATGACCGATCTCGCCCGATCGACCGTGTCCCGGCTCCTGCAGGCGCTCGAACGCAACGGCCTGCTCGAACGCGACAAGGACGGCCGGTTCCGGGGCGGCGCGCTGTTCGCGCAGTACGCAGCGAGGTTCGACCGGGTCGAGTCACTCGCGGCCGCCGCCGAGCCCTCGCTCGAGCGCGTGGGCGAGGAGACCGGTGAGACCGTCAACCTGGGCGTACCCAGCGGCGACACCGTCGTGCACGTCGCCCAGGTCGACTCGACCTTCGTGCTCGGCGCGACGAACTGGGTCGATGTCGAGGTGCCGCCGCATACGTCGGCTCTCGGCAAGGTGATGTACGCATACGACGCCCTCCCGATGCCGCGGGGGCCGTTGCAGCGGCGTACGCCCGCGACGCTGACCTCGCGGGCGAAGCTCGAACGCGAGCTGCGCGACGTACGCGAGCTCGGCTACGCGGTCACCCACGGCGAGTTCGAGGAGGGCCTCGACGCGGTTGCCGCCCCGGTGCACGGACCCGACGGAGCCGTCCATGCTGCGCTCGGCATCTCCGGGCCGTCGCTGCGACTGGCAGACGAGCACCGTCGGTACGGCGAACTGCTCGTCACCGAGGCCGAGATGCTCTCGAAGGTGCTCAGCCGCCGGCTGCGCAAGAACGTCCCGCACTGA
- a CDS encoding IclR family transcriptional regulator, with product MSNSNEGVAATRPSAVQSVDRAISVLEVLAHAGQAGVTEIAAELGVHKSTAFRLVASLEARELVEQDSERGKYRLGLGILRLAGATTARLDVVQEARPKARTLAVETGETVNIAVLSDGAALYLDQVAGSSAVQSHNWAGQRIPLHATSNGKTLLSGLTDEQIRRETGRRLSAYTPKTVTDHATLLAEVAEVRTAGYSVVSDELEIGLTAVAAPLRNAHGDVVASLSVSGPTFRFDADNVESARKHVVAAAEEISARLGWSSSAGSA from the coding sequence ATGAGCAACAGCAACGAAGGGGTCGCCGCGACTCGGCCCAGCGCTGTCCAGTCGGTCGACCGGGCGATCAGCGTACTCGAGGTCCTCGCGCACGCCGGTCAAGCGGGCGTGACCGAGATCGCCGCCGAGCTGGGCGTACACAAGTCGACCGCGTTCCGGCTCGTGGCGTCGCTGGAGGCTCGCGAGCTGGTCGAGCAGGACTCCGAACGCGGCAAGTACCGCCTCGGCCTCGGCATCCTGCGCCTTGCGGGGGCGACCACCGCGCGCCTCGACGTCGTCCAGGAGGCGCGGCCCAAGGCGCGTACGCTCGCCGTCGAGACCGGTGAGACGGTCAACATCGCAGTGCTCAGCGACGGTGCCGCGCTCTATCTCGACCAGGTCGCCGGTTCGTCGGCGGTGCAGTCACACAACTGGGCCGGCCAGCGCATCCCGCTACATGCGACCTCGAACGGCAAGACCCTGCTGTCCGGCCTCACCGACGAGCAGATCCGTCGCGAGACGGGTCGACGGCTGTCCGCGTACACACCCAAGACCGTGACGGATCACGCAACGCTGCTCGCCGAGGTCGCGGAGGTACGTACTGCTGGGTACTCCGTGGTGTCCGATGAGCTGGAGATAGGGCTCACCGCGGTCGCGGCGCCGCTTCGCAACGCGCACGGCGATGTCGTCGCGTCGCTGTCGGTGTCCGGCCCGACGTTCCGATTCGACGCCGACAACGTCGAGTCAGCGCGCAAACATGTCGTCGCCGCCGCCGAGGAGATCTCGGCCAGGCTCGGCTGGAGCTCGTCTGCCGGTAGTGCTTGA
- a CDS encoding FAD-dependent oxidoreductase produces the protein MATVPASARVVVIGAGIVGNSLVHHLARLGWRDIVQIDKGPLPNPGGSTGHASNFIFPVDHSREITDLTLDSMRQYKDLGVFTESGGYEVARTEERMQELRRRMSSAKAWGIPSELVSAADVVEQVPYLDPSVIVGAFWTPSVGVVDSVRAGTLMREKAQEVGALQVVSTVEVTDIDTEAGAVTRVRTTGGDIETSTVVVACGVWSPKIAAMAGASIPLTPAVHQMISVGPVPQLADRPGEISYPIVRDMDTFCYERQHGSDLEVGSYAHRPILHDAETIPSIEQAKLSPTELPFTAEDFDPQLEQALELMPDVLGNPEVEIRYAINGLLSLTPDGAPILGESPEVGGLWSAAAVWVKEGPGVGRLLAEWMTDGNPEYDAHGTDIARFYPHQRTREHVKARAGEGFNKTYGIVHPSEQWESDRNVRLAPMHRSERELGAVFFEAVGWERPHWYESNAGLLAEYGDAVMPREAEWDSRWWSPIINAEHLAMRERAGMVDLSAFAIFDVVGPGALASVQRIALAQMDVVPGRVVYTPVLDERGGIRSDLTIMRLGDDHFRVVTGGAPGMVDLKWFRDHAADDAQVVDHTSTYTTIGLWGPRARDVLGEVTDADISHEGFKFGRCQSIEVGSMSVLASRISYVGELGWELYVPIESGAKLWDVVHSAGQPHGLVPVGIGVYTATGRMEKGYRAHGAELDTERNLAEAGMLRPKVKDADFIGREAYVKQRSEEPVSVLCSLTVDDHTSADGTKRYMLGGEPVVDPDGEALVDGHGHRAYVTSAASAPSLGKHLLMAYLPPDRAVVGERLAVEYLGERYPVTVAANDATPLFDPDNERIRR, from the coding sequence ATGGCCACCGTTCCAGCATCGGCAAGGGTCGTCGTGATCGGCGCCGGCATCGTCGGAAACAGCCTCGTACATCACCTCGCGCGACTCGGCTGGCGCGATATCGTGCAGATCGACAAGGGCCCACTTCCCAACCCGGGCGGCTCGACGGGGCACGCGTCGAACTTCATCTTCCCGGTCGACCACTCCCGCGAGATCACCGATCTGACGCTCGACAGCATGCGTCAGTACAAGGACCTCGGGGTGTTCACCGAGTCCGGCGGGTACGAGGTCGCTCGTACCGAGGAGCGCATGCAGGAGCTGCGCCGCCGCATGTCATCGGCCAAGGCCTGGGGGATTCCGTCCGAGCTCGTCTCGGCGGCAGACGTCGTCGAGCAGGTGCCTTACCTCGATCCGTCGGTCATCGTCGGGGCGTTCTGGACGCCCAGCGTCGGTGTCGTGGACTCCGTACGCGCCGGCACGCTGATGCGCGAGAAGGCACAGGAGGTCGGCGCTCTGCAGGTCGTCTCGACTGTCGAGGTGACCGACATCGACACCGAGGCGGGTGCGGTCACGCGTGTTCGTACGACCGGCGGAGACATCGAAACGTCAACAGTGGTTGTCGCCTGCGGGGTGTGGAGCCCCAAGATCGCAGCGATGGCCGGCGCGTCGATCCCGTTGACGCCGGCGGTGCACCAGATGATCAGCGTCGGTCCGGTGCCACAGCTCGCCGATCGGCCGGGCGAGATCTCGTACCCGATCGTGCGCGATATGGACACCTTCTGTTACGAGCGTCAACACGGGAGCGATCTGGAGGTCGGTTCGTACGCCCACCGGCCGATCCTGCACGACGCCGAGACGATCCCGTCGATCGAGCAGGCGAAGCTGTCGCCGACCGAGCTGCCGTTCACGGCCGAGGACTTCGACCCGCAGCTCGAGCAGGCGCTCGAGCTGATGCCAGACGTACTCGGCAACCCGGAAGTCGAGATCCGCTACGCAATCAACGGCCTGCTGTCGTTGACACCTGACGGTGCGCCGATCCTCGGCGAGAGCCCTGAGGTCGGCGGGCTGTGGTCCGCCGCGGCAGTGTGGGTGAAGGAGGGTCCCGGCGTGGGTCGGCTGCTTGCGGAGTGGATGACCGACGGCAACCCCGAGTACGACGCGCACGGCACCGACATCGCCCGCTTCTATCCGCATCAGCGCACTCGCGAGCATGTGAAGGCACGTGCGGGCGAGGGCTTCAACAAGACGTACGGCATCGTGCATCCGTCCGAGCAGTGGGAGAGCGACCGCAACGTGCGCCTGGCGCCGATGCATCGCAGTGAGCGCGAGCTAGGAGCGGTGTTCTTCGAGGCGGTGGGCTGGGAGCGCCCGCACTGGTACGAGTCGAACGCCGGCCTCCTCGCCGAGTACGGCGACGCGGTGATGCCGCGCGAGGCGGAGTGGGACTCCCGCTGGTGGTCTCCCATCATCAACGCCGAGCATCTCGCAATGCGCGAACGCGCAGGTATGGTTGACCTCTCGGCATTCGCGATCTTCGATGTGGTCGGGCCCGGAGCGCTCGCCTCGGTGCAGCGGATCGCGCTCGCGCAGATGGATGTCGTGCCCGGCCGGGTCGTCTACACACCGGTACTCGACGAGCGCGGTGGCATCCGCTCCGACCTCACGATCATGCGCCTCGGCGACGACCACTTCCGCGTCGTCACCGGCGGCGCTCCAGGGATGGTCGATCTCAAGTGGTTCCGTGACCACGCTGCTGACGACGCTCAGGTCGTCGACCACACGTCCACGTACACGACCATCGGGCTCTGGGGTCCGCGCGCTCGTGACGTGCTCGGCGAGGTCACTGACGCCGATATCAGCCATGAGGGCTTCAAGTTCGGGCGCTGTCAGAGCATCGAGGTCGGCTCGATGTCGGTGCTCGCGTCGCGCATCTCCTACGTCGGAGAGCTCGGCTGGGAGCTCTACGTACCCATCGAGTCCGGTGCGAAGCTGTGGGACGTCGTGCATTCGGCGGGGCAGCCACACGGCCTCGTCCCGGTCGGCATCGGGGTCTACACCGCCACCGGCCGGATGGAGAAGGGCTACCGCGCGCACGGCGCGGAGCTCGACACCGAACGCAACCTCGCCGAGGCCGGCATGCTGCGGCCCAAGGTGAAGGACGCCGATTTCATCGGCCGGGAGGCGTACGTCAAGCAGCGTTCGGAGGAGCCGGTCTCGGTGCTGTGCTCGTTGACCGTCGACGACCACACGTCAGCTGACGGTACGAAGCGCTACATGCTCGGTGGCGAGCCGGTTGTCGACCCCGATGGCGAGGCGCTCGTCGACGGTCACGGACACCGCGCGTACGTCACCTCGGCGGCATCAGCCCCGTCGCTCGGCAAGCACCTCCTGATGGCGTATTTGCCGCCCGACCGCGCCGTCGTCGGCGAACGACTCGCGGTCGAGTACCTCGGCGAGCGCTATCCGGTGACGGTCGCGGCCAACGACGCGACGCCGTTGTTCGACCCCGACAACGAACGGATCCGCCGATGA
- a CDS encoding electron transfer flavoprotein subunit alpha/FixB family protein produces MILVLVETDADGVTLTSREALTFAREVGVRTGDTDLEAVIVGPLDADRDGVVSELGLQGVRQAHLAESERLDAYAAAAWAAAVTEVAPSSGVVLASGTPRGNEIMAHVAVRLGAVMAANAVSVDGADPLVVSRQVLGGAALEEMRLESDVAVVSVAGHAVEPSAAPTPTEPAVSTYAPEVADSDLLGRVVRTEEAEGDDTSALTGARVVVGAGRGAGSADGFGDLLELVDLLDGALGVSRVVTSLGWRPHHEQVGQTGSRIAPDVYIACGISGAIQHWAGVQSAKTIVAINTDEDAPMVTRADYAIVGDLHEIVPAINAEIRRRTA; encoded by the coding sequence ATGATTCTGGTACTGGTCGAGACAGACGCCGACGGTGTCACCCTGACGTCACGCGAGGCGTTGACCTTCGCGCGGGAAGTGGGCGTACGCACCGGCGACACCGACCTCGAGGCCGTGATCGTGGGACCGCTCGACGCCGATCGCGACGGAGTGGTGAGCGAGCTCGGTCTGCAGGGCGTACGACAGGCGCACCTCGCCGAGTCGGAGCGACTCGATGCGTACGCCGCGGCCGCCTGGGCAGCCGCGGTCACCGAGGTCGCGCCGTCGTCGGGAGTCGTGCTCGCATCCGGTACGCCGCGCGGTAACGAGATCATGGCGCACGTCGCCGTACGCCTCGGGGCAGTGATGGCGGCCAACGCGGTGTCGGTCGACGGAGCCGACCCGTTGGTCGTGTCACGGCAGGTACTCGGCGGCGCGGCCCTGGAGGAGATGCGGCTCGAGAGCGACGTAGCCGTCGTGTCGGTCGCCGGTCACGCGGTCGAGCCGTCAGCGGCGCCGACGCCCACCGAGCCCGCGGTCTCGACGTACGCCCCCGAGGTGGCCGACAGCGATCTGCTCGGTCGCGTTGTACGTACGGAGGAGGCCGAGGGCGACGACACGTCGGCTCTGACCGGTGCTCGGGTAGTGGTCGGAGCAGGCCGCGGCGCGGGTTCTGCCGACGGGTTCGGCGATCTGCTCGAACTCGTCGACCTGCTCGACGGTGCCCTCGGCGTCTCCCGCGTCGTCACCAGCCTCGGTTGGCGACCGCACCATGAGCAGGTCGGGCAGACCGGCAGCCGGATCGCGCCGGATGTCTACATCGCCTGCGGCATCAGCGGTGCGATCCAGCACTGGGCGGGCGTACAGAGTGCGAAGACGATCGTCGCGATCAACACCGATGAGGACGCGCCGATGGTCACCCGGGCCGACTACGCGATCGTCGGCGATCTGCACGAGATCGTGCCCGCGATCAATGCGGAGATCCGGCGGCGTACCGCCTGA
- a CDS encoding class E sortase, with protein sequence MPRSETRTRSRRWLLATGVILVLVGVVGLGYVGWEYIGTNVVARQAQQDQLADLRQRWKAGDVAAESGQAGAVLRIPRFGADYEVPIIEGVSDDDLSAGVGHQPGTAKPGERGNYVLAGHRVTRGEPFADFPELRKGDVIEIETRTLTYEYRLLTGGDELEVDFSEGWVMEAHPDVPAVAGHRRLVTLVTCAELFHTDSRLVAFGSLVDAKPTTDHSSLGE encoded by the coding sequence ATGCCGCGATCCGAGACGCGTACGCGTAGCCGGCGGTGGCTCCTGGCAACGGGGGTCATACTCGTCCTCGTCGGTGTGGTCGGCCTCGGCTACGTGGGCTGGGAGTACATCGGCACGAACGTCGTCGCACGACAAGCCCAACAGGATCAGCTGGCCGACCTGAGGCAGCGTTGGAAGGCCGGCGACGTTGCCGCGGAGTCCGGCCAGGCAGGGGCGGTCCTTCGTATCCCACGGTTCGGTGCGGACTACGAGGTTCCGATCATCGAGGGCGTCTCCGACGACGACCTGTCTGCGGGCGTCGGCCACCAGCCGGGCACGGCGAAACCCGGGGAGCGGGGCAACTACGTTCTCGCCGGTCACCGCGTCACCCGAGGCGAGCCGTTCGCGGACTTTCCCGAGCTGCGCAAGGGCGACGTCATCGAGATCGAGACCCGCACGCTTACGTATGAGTATCGACTTCTGACCGGCGGAGACGAGCTCGAGGTCGACTTCTCCGAGGGTTGGGTGATGGAGGCGCACCCCGACGTCCCGGCGGTCGCAGGCCACCGCCGGTTGGTAACCCTCGTCACCTGTGCCGAGTTGTTCCACACCGATTCGCGGCTCGTCGCGTTCGGCTCGCTCGTCGACGCCAAGCCGACGACCGATCACTCGTCGCTAGGCGAGTAG
- a CDS encoding GNAT family N-acetyltransferase — protein MTYPDCVPVLTDGVVTLRAHQESDVPAMVEMCTDPDFVRWTSVPTPYDAGNARHFIDQIVGPGWERHHHRGWAIEYLADDRTRRFGGNIDIRGVGVADVGFGLHPEARGRGLMVRALRLALEWAFEHDGVEIVHWRAHVGNVASLRTAWSTGFTLHGTTPGLLYERERTLDAWTGSIRRGDNGEPRTPWWSSPVIEGAKVRLRPFEERDIPRIVEACSDPTTRHWVPLIPSPYTEATARTYLASSAWSAATGTMALWCVADIDSDELAGNIAVLRIDDRNICGEIGYWMHPAARGRGLMTEATQLAVDYALTPIAKGGIGRRRLELYAGTENAASNAIARKAGFELVGIRHASERLADGTYADLNGYELLA, from the coding sequence ATGACGTACCCCGACTGCGTGCCTGTCCTGACCGATGGCGTCGTGACCCTACGCGCCCATCAAGAGTCCGACGTACCGGCCATGGTCGAGATGTGTACGGACCCGGACTTCGTCCGCTGGACGAGCGTCCCGACACCGTACGACGCCGGTAACGCACGGCATTTCATCGACCAGATCGTCGGTCCCGGATGGGAGCGGCACCACCACCGCGGCTGGGCGATCGAGTACCTCGCCGACGACCGGACGCGGCGCTTCGGCGGCAATATCGACATACGCGGCGTCGGTGTCGCCGACGTCGGCTTCGGCCTCCACCCGGAGGCGCGCGGGCGCGGTCTGATGGTGCGCGCGTTGCGTCTAGCGCTCGAGTGGGCGTTCGAGCACGACGGCGTTGAGATCGTGCACTGGCGAGCGCACGTCGGCAACGTCGCCTCGCTGCGTACGGCATGGTCCACGGGGTTCACGCTGCACGGCACCACCCCCGGGCTCCTTTACGAGCGAGAGCGAACCCTCGACGCCTGGACAGGTTCGATCCGGCGCGGCGACAACGGTGAGCCGCGTACGCCGTGGTGGTCCTCGCCGGTCATCGAGGGGGCGAAGGTTCGACTCCGACCGTTCGAGGAGCGCGACATCCCGCGCATCGTCGAAGCGTGCTCGGACCCTACGACCCGACACTGGGTGCCGCTGATTCCCTCGCCGTACACCGAGGCGACCGCGCGTACGTACCTCGCGTCGTCGGCCTGGTCGGCGGCGACCGGAACGATGGCGCTTTGGTGCGTCGCGGACATCGACAGCGATGAACTCGCCGGCAACATCGCGGTGCTGCGGATCGACGACCGCAACATATGCGGCGAGATCGGCTACTGGATGCACCCGGCGGCACGCGGACGCGGGCTGATGACCGAAGCGACCCAGCTGGCCGTCGACTATGCGCTCACACCAATTGCCAAGGGCGGCATCGGGCGGCGCCGGCTCGAGCTGTACGCGGGCACAGAGAACGCCGCGAGCAACGCCATCGCCCGCAAGGCCGGATTCGAGCTCGTCGGTATCCGCCACGCGTCAGAGCGACTCGCCGACGGCACGTACGCCGACCTCAACGGCTACGAACTACTCGCCTAG
- a CDS encoding prephenate dehydratase — protein MSVIAYQGEPGANSDIACRDVYPDWEPLACASFEDAFAAVSEGRAELAMIPIDNSSAGRVADIHHALPTSGLHIIGEYFLPIHFDLLAVPGATEETIESVYSHQHALGQCRQVIRELGLAPMIAGDTAGSAREIAEWGDPTKACLATPLAGEIYGLQTLRTRVEDEAHNTTRFIILSADPRPAPQGNGPTVTTFVFNVRNVPAALYKALGGFATNGVNMTKLESYMVGGLFFATQFLADVEAHPDDRPLALALEELAFFTTDITILGVYPAHPVRVDQHVRT, from the coding sequence GTGAGTGTGATCGCGTACCAAGGTGAGCCCGGCGCCAACTCCGACATCGCATGCCGCGACGTCTACCCCGATTGGGAGCCGCTCGCCTGCGCGTCGTTCGAGGATGCGTTCGCCGCCGTGAGCGAGGGCCGGGCCGAGCTCGCGATGATTCCGATCGACAACTCCAGCGCGGGCCGGGTCGCCGATATCCACCATGCGCTTCCGACGTCCGGCCTGCACATCATCGGCGAGTACTTCCTGCCCATCCACTTCGATCTGCTCGCCGTACCCGGCGCCACCGAGGAGACGATCGAGTCGGTCTACAGCCATCAGCATGCGCTGGGTCAGTGCCGGCAGGTCATCCGCGAGCTCGGTCTCGCTCCGATGATCGCCGGTGACACGGCCGGTTCGGCGCGTGAGATCGCCGAGTGGGGCGACCCCACCAAGGCGTGTCTGGCCACTCCCCTCGCCGGTGAGATCTACGGCCTGCAGACCTTGCGTACGCGCGTCGAAGACGAGGCCCACAACACAACCAGGTTCATCATCCTCAGCGCCGACCCGCGTCCTGCGCCGCAGGGCAACGGGCCGACCGTCACGACTTTCGTGTTCAACGTACGCAACGTTCCGGCCGCACTGTACAAGGCACTGGGCGGGTTCGCGACCAACGGTGTGAACATGACCAAGCTGGAGAGCTACATGGTCGGCGGCCTGTTCTTCGCGACGCAGTTCCTCGCCGACGTCGAGGCACACCCCGACGACCGCCCGCTCGCGCTCGCACTCGAGGAGCTGGCGTTCTTCACCACCGACATCACGATCCTCGGCGTCTACCCCGCTCACCCCGTACGCGTCGACCAGCACGTCCGTACCTGA
- the galK gene encoding galactokinase, with amino-acid sequence MDASTVGRWSAPGRVNLIGEHLDYNGGPALPIAIDRRTEVKARLRDDGRVRAWSDLADRSIEFGTDVSVGEVDGWGAYVAGVVWSLREAGYELPGADVVISSDVPTGAGLSSSAAIESAVAVALLESITVEVPPVEIALLCQRAENDYVGVPSGSMDQLASMCATEGHALFIDTASAPPKVDQVAADWVADGLQLIVIDTQASHSHAGGEYAKRRAECDAAAEQLGLEHLADTGLDAVLQIDDPVVKARVRHVITETARTRSAVRALRERQWAQLATLFTASHASLRDDFEVSAPELDIAVDTSLEAGALGARMTGGGFGGSAIALVPADRVNAVTERVRAMFAHAEFAEPRTFVVAPAAGARRDG; translated from the coding sequence ATGGACGCGTCAACGGTCGGCCGGTGGTCGGCACCCGGAAGGGTCAACCTGATCGGAGAGCATCTCGACTACAACGGCGGACCGGCATTGCCGATCGCGATCGATCGCCGCACCGAGGTGAAGGCACGACTACGCGACGACGGCCGCGTACGTGCGTGGTCCGATCTGGCGGACCGCTCGATCGAGTTCGGCACCGACGTGTCGGTCGGGGAAGTCGACGGATGGGGCGCGTACGTCGCGGGAGTCGTGTGGTCGCTGCGGGAAGCCGGGTATGAGCTGCCCGGAGCCGACGTGGTCATCAGCTCCGATGTCCCAACCGGTGCAGGGCTTTCGTCATCCGCAGCGATCGAGTCCGCCGTTGCCGTCGCGCTACTCGAGTCGATCACCGTAGAGGTTCCTCCGGTCGAGATCGCGCTGCTGTGTCAGCGCGCGGAGAACGACTACGTCGGCGTACCCAGCGGGTCGATGGATCAGCTCGCCTCCATGTGTGCGACCGAGGGCCACGCGTTGTTCATCGACACCGCATCCGCGCCGCCGAAGGTCGACCAGGTCGCAGCCGACTGGGTTGCAGACGGCCTGCAGCTGATCGTCATCGACACCCAGGCGTCGCATTCGCACGCCGGTGGCGAGTACGCGAAACGCCGCGCCGAATGCGACGCGGCCGCCGAACAGCTAGGACTCGAGCATCTCGCCGACACCGGACTCGACGCAGTCCTGCAGATCGACGATCCGGTCGTCAAGGCTCGCGTACGCCATGTCATCACCGAAACCGCGCGTACTCGATCGGCCGTACGTGCACTCCGCGAGCGGCAATGGGCGCAGTTGGCGACGCTGTTCACCGCCTCGCATGCCTCGCTGCGCGACGACTTCGAGGTCAGCGCCCCGGAGCTCGACATCGCCGTCGACACCAGCCTCGAGGCCGGAGCCCTCGGCGCCCGGATGACCGGCGGCGGCTTCGGCGGCAGCGCGATCGCACTCGTACCGGCCGACCGGGTCAACGCCGTGACCGAGCGCGTACGGGCGATGTTCGCTCATGCGGAGTTCGCCGAGCCGCGGACCTTCGTCGTCGCGCCTGCCGCCGGTGCCCGCCGCGACGGCTGA
- a CDS encoding hemolysin family protein, translating to MSDVLLNIGLIFCFIVIGGLFAAAEIALVSLREGQVRTLADRGRRGAAVARLASEPNRFLSAVQIGVTLAGFLSAAFGGATLADDLAPTFVDWGMSEGVASTVALILITIVISYFSIVLSELVAKRLALQRTVPVALTLAPTIDRIARISKPVIWLLSVSTNAVVRLLGGDPSAAREEMTEEELRLLVRSQTSLSDEERQIVDDVFSAGDRQVREVMLPRTEVDFMDGTMPVYKAIKYVSQEAHSRYPVIGETPDDVLGFIHVRDLMDPDLEGRSVRVAELAREVPMVPGTLNVLAAMSSMRSQGAHLAIVIDEYGGTDGIVTLEDLVEELIGDIRDEYDAEEQPTERLTGGDVEVDGLLNLDDFADETGLQLPEGPYETAAGYVLAALGRVPVVGDECEVEGYRLRVSEMDGRRVARIHISRA from the coding sequence GTGAGCGACGTTCTCCTCAACATCGGGCTGATCTTCTGTTTCATCGTGATCGGGGGCTTGTTCGCCGCTGCCGAGATCGCACTCGTGTCGCTGCGCGAGGGACAGGTGCGCACTCTCGCCGACAGGGGGAGGCGCGGTGCGGCCGTTGCACGCCTCGCCTCGGAGCCGAACCGGTTCCTGTCCGCGGTGCAGATCGGGGTGACGCTCGCCGGGTTCCTGTCAGCGGCGTTCGGCGGTGCGACGCTCGCCGACGACCTCGCGCCGACGTTCGTCGACTGGGGGATGAGCGAAGGTGTCGCCTCGACGGTCGCCCTGATCTTGATCACGATCGTCATCTCGTACTTCTCGATCGTGCTGAGCGAGCTGGTCGCGAAACGACTCGCGCTGCAGCGCACCGTCCCGGTTGCGCTCACCCTTGCACCGACGATCGACCGGATCGCGCGCATCTCCAAGCCGGTGATCTGGCTGCTCTCGGTCTCGACGAACGCCGTCGTACGCCTGCTGGGCGGGGACCCGTCCGCGGCGCGCGAGGAGATGACCGAGGAGGAGTTGCGGCTGCTCGTACGCAGCCAGACCAGCCTGTCCGACGAAGAGCGGCAGATCGTCGACGACGTGTTCTCCGCGGGAGACCGGCAGGTGCGCGAGGTGATGCTGCCACGCACCGAGGTCGACTTCATGGACGGCACAATGCCCGTCTACAAGGCGATCAAGTACGTGTCGCAGGAGGCGCACTCGCGCTACCCGGTGATCGGCGAGACACCTGACGACGTACTCGGTTTCATCCACGTACGCGATCTGATGGATCCCGACCTCGAGGGGCGTTCGGTACGCGTCGCTGAGCTCGCACGAGAGGTTCCGATGGTGCCGGGCACCCTGAACGTACTGGCCGCGATGAGCAGCATGCGCAGCCAGGGCGCGCACCTCGCCATCGTGATCGACGAGTACGGCGGCACCGACGGCATCGTCACCCTCGAGGACCTCGTCGAGGAGCTGATCGGCGACATTCGTGACGAGTACGACGCGGAGGAGCAGCCGACGGAGCGGCTGACCGGCGGCGACGTCGAGGTCGACGGACTGCTCAACCTCGACGACTTCGCCGACGAGACCGGCCTGCAGCTGCCGGAGGGGCCGTACGAGACCGCCGCCGGCTACGTACTCGCCGCGCTCGGGCGGGTACCCGTCGTCGGCGACGAATGCGAGGTCGAAGGCTACCGGCTGCGGGTCTCGGAGATGGACGGTCGCCGGGTCGCTCGTATCCACATCAGCCGCGCCTAG
- a CDS encoding sigma-70 family RNA polymerase sigma factor has protein sequence MDDDAERRLRDVHSASYRRLVGQLFAVCGDLGEAEDVVQEAFVRAAAHATRFVRVDNPEAWLRTTAVNLSRTRHRRRALGRRLLLRELPPVSAPELSPDRVAVLDALRRLPAAQREAIALHHLADLPVDEVARNLGVSPNTVKSRLRRGRAALAELLDEREEAPHA, from the coding sequence ATGGACGACGACGCCGAACGCCGGCTACGCGACGTGCACAGCGCGTCGTACCGGCGCCTGGTGGGTCAGCTGTTCGCAGTGTGCGGTGATCTCGGCGAGGCCGAGGATGTCGTACAGGAGGCATTCGTACGCGCCGCTGCGCACGCGACCAGGTTCGTCCGGGTCGACAATCCGGAGGCGTGGCTGCGTACGACAGCGGTCAACCTGAGCCGCACCCGCCACCGTAGGCGTGCCCTCGGTCGCCGACTGCTGCTCCGCGAGCTACCGCCGGTCTCGGCACCCGAGCTCTCACCTGATCGCGTCGCGGTACTCGACGCCCTGCGGCGGCTTCCAGCGGCTCAGCGGGAGGCGATCGCGCTCCATCACCTCGCCGATCTGCCCGTCGACGAGGTCGCCCGCAACCTCGGTGTGTCGCCGAACACCGTCAAGTCGCGACTGCGACGTGGTCGCGCCGCCCTGGCCGAGCTACTCGACGAACGAGAGGAGGCTCCGCATGCCTGA